Genomic DNA from Dermacentor variabilis isolate Ectoservices chromosome 6, ASM5094787v1, whole genome shotgun sequence:
gcttacgcctcacctgctttattcgcctgccaccgaagtcaatagcctatattaaactgttgtgttgcccacctgttcctgatggcgagtacctcggcactcctctgcccaacattccaccacagtatgacatcaccgtgcctcacagcattctgactgttactgctaaccatactcgcatgcctatctttaactttggattgggaaagcaaatcctactgcaaggtatttgccttgtcaacgttgattgtctcggcgactatcacgtagcagctttatcaaccgatggttcttctGAGCTTAGCAAGCCCCTTGCACCAGCCTCGGGCACCGatgccaacataaagaaaatggttgcggtggacctgttctctgcgcaggctgacaacctttgccacgtattatcctcctaccgagatatttttttacttcaaacgatcaccctttaggccagacgctcgcggtccagcatcggatttctactggcgatgctacgcctattcaccgatgaccatatcaagtttctgcatcggaacgccgagtaattctaagtgaagtgaacaaaatgctagataaaaacatcattaagctttcttcgagtccctgggcgtcacctgtggttttggttaagaaggacggcacgtggcgcttctgtgtagactaccgtcatctgaacaaaattactaagaaggaagtctacctgctcccaaatatagacgatgtccttcactgcctccatggttccagctatttctcttctattgatcttcgttctggatattggcagatttctgttggcgatatggacagaaaaaataCGCTCAATCAGCTTGGTAAGTTTAAAAAAGTAGGGTACGCTGTTCACTCCATAGAGAAATGTTTTGCGTTCCTGGTTCATTGGCCTTGAAACGAAATTGCCCTCGCTGTGCAGCACTATAACATGGTTGAACTTCAAAAGTTCCTCTCATAAGAATGCAAAGAAGCTCCCCAGAAGGACGGGTGCAGTTGTCTAatgtggctatcactaatattacCCACAGTCAAGATTCTATGGCACATATGTTTCTTTGATTAACAAGGCCAACGTAAAAGCAAGATGTGTGTTTTTACACCATAGATCAGCAGCACATAACCTCCACCTTAAATGTGATTGTTCACCTAAATCTGCCTGCATTTTGAAAGTTAGtgcaaacattaaaattaaattaaattgtggggttttacgtgccaaaaccactttctgattatgaggcatgccgtagtggaggactttggaaatttcgaccacctggggtcctttaacgtgcacctaaatctaagtacacgggtgttttcgcatttcgcccccatcgaaatgcggccgccgtggccgggattcgatcccgctacctcgtgctcagcagcttaacaccatagccactgagcaaccacggcgggtagtggaaccttctgtgctgttggcacccaatttcaaagtgtttgcccagccctgtgcactgtaacttgatggttccaaattgctggtttttaggcccttgcccaactggtttgttgaaatagatgttAAAACGAATGACAGCTACAATTTCCTGGACACTTATCAATGAGATTCCGCTGTAATTTCAGCGGTGCTCACAGCAACAACAGATTTGGTGAAGTAAGGGACAGGCAGAGTGTTAAAGAGAACTGTGAAATCCATCAAACGGATATGTTGAGCTAACAATGTGGACTGATTGTATAAAGcgagcaagctgccgagaattgctaagcttgatgtgcagacctcatttcttaggcaaataaactgtgcaatgtcttgttttattattgatgactgctctgccagtctgcctgagttgtcatttttttgtatttatcataaagcaggcactttcatgtttttgtagTTGTGTGACACAGAGTCATTTGTTTCTTACAGCTGTCATCTTCTCAGAAGCAGGTACTCATGCTTGGACACCTGGAGAGCACAAGCTGCAGCATGTATGCCGAAAtaaacagctattgcctatttcaaATAGAACCTATGTAAGGCAAGGCCCCTTTTTTGCTGTACTGTGCTTGcaaattgcaaagcaatgataagacacaatgtagaaagaaacattttcttttatttggcagacattagagtggcatcaaaaaaaaaaaaaatattgagcagccCCAAATCAGTCACTACACTAAGCAGCTCCACTACAATTCACATGACCTAGGAATCCCAGCCTTACAACCGAATGATTATTCGTATAAGTGACGATCAAGATCATTCTTCACTTGAATGCCACGGAGCGCTGTTCAGTAACAGCAGTCAGTTTGTGTCCCTGCAAGCAGGAATATTAATTCGTGTTTTGGTTAATGGTGACATAACGAAATTTATAGTTTTCTGGCCCATCAGATGTTTGAATCGCAAATAACTTCGCCAAAGATGTACACCTTGTCAGCGGTACATGCAGGATGATTTGCGTTGGCCAGACTTTTGAGTGGGACTTCGGTATCAATGGAGgtataatgtgtgtgtgcatgcttcagtacaagggagattggaggcagcatcaaggcaacctataggcactgcgtgaaaaatcttgaaagctatgctatttgctaatgcccttctgccctctgcacttgatagaatactttccaggtttaatttcaatcagaaaagaaatttagtattttctgatgctaccttgacatgcaAACAAATTTTTGTCATTTAGGAGGGGGGGTTAGgttaaactacaacacaatttatCTATAAGTTTTTCAGCGTGCTATTTCATGTGTGgtacactttctttaatttggcttgCTGACCTGGCAGCCGCATAGTCTTGGGCCAGGGATGACTGGATGGGAGAAGACAATGAGGTGTACTGTTCATTGTTTAATAGGCGCTTGTGTACTATagcatgtaaaaataaaaaaaacgagtgatatttttatgctttaagcattttgcagagtgaagtaaagttataacgatttttttttctctaagagaTGAGAGAAGATGGTGTTGCTTGCTCATGATGTTGCTGGGATACCCTAGTACCTAGCTCATAACTCTTTAGTGAAGTAAAGATCACCAGGTAGAAACCACATCAATTTGTAAGAGTTATGAATCTTCAGCATGAAAGTAAattagtgctttattttattggatacgttccccttttggaaagttctgtgaacaaaatgaaaatttgcaaaaggaacaaataagaatttggaacaagcatgctatcaacacaactaatgcaaaagcagaatttagtcacactacataccaataaggacagtgtaggtgtgagaacgttgctgatactttacttttccacctatgacaaaggaaaaagtatactccagtaattcaaatgagaacacaattcttgttacaccaggtgtggcgagcccgggagacagcaagagccgcaggagtcctggactaagggcgcctcccacacaagcagaatgacacctgcttttcctttctttcttttaataaatgtttttccttctcctcctcttccttataATGTTCTTTAATACAATGGTTTACCTGACTTGGAGGCAGTTTTATCTTgggagctcctatctgaatacatgggaacagagaaatagtttttctctgaagccagcagcagaattcgatgaggttggttacatgtaaaaaaaaaaagctgaaatgtaGCGACTGTTTTAGGgggcaattttttgtggcaggaaattttgaaaattgtgaaattaaaaagacttccgtatgaagtttacaacttgatacaaaagctatgaaattgtaaactttgtgcttatatttgtaagcttactgactctcagcaatttttcctaaatattcaaggtcctaaatcaaaattatgcagcctagaatgactaaaatttaactttttctctcaaatgcaacaaatttcattgaaattattccagtagtctcaaaagcatttctgcattttacatgtatttgaatgaagagattagagttggcactgaactaaagcatcctcctcaaggtaagcacatcatttctggccgtaaggccagttatcagtcgacgctctacactataaaagagaattgcctttttttacacttttccagc
This window encodes:
- the LOC142586047 gene encoding uncharacterized protein LOC142586047 isoform X8 produces the protein MLWPRCHLHPQSSWHNRHEKNYFSVPMYSDRSSQDKTASKSGGKVKYQQRSHTYTVLIGTQTDCCY
- the LOC142586047 gene encoding uncharacterized protein LOC142586047 isoform X7, producing MLWPRCHLHPQSSWHNRHEKNYFSVPMYSDRSSQDKTASKSGGKVKYQQRSHTYTVLIELSKRGTYPIK
- the LOC142586047 gene encoding uncharacterized protein LOC142586047 isoform X4, which gives rise to MQQVLLGCICNASSRRECFGHVAICIHSHPGTTAMRKTISLFPCIQIGAPKIKLPPSQGHKLTAVTEQRSVAFK
- the LOC142586047 gene encoding uncharacterized protein LOC142586047 isoform X6, producing the protein MLWPRCHLHPQSSWHNRHEKNYFSVPMYSDRSSQDKTASKSGGKVKYQQRSHTYTVLIEICQYPERRSIEEK